Proteins from a genomic interval of Chroococcidiopsis thermalis PCC 7203:
- a CDS encoding ATP-binding response regulator, whose translation MTIPSSKADRILVVDDSPDNVFLIQTILEEEGYTITTAEDGPTAIAEVEKSPPHLVLLDVMMPGMDGFEVTQRLRQNAKLPFIPILLITAYDQPSVAKGLDTGADDFIRKPVEVEELLARVRSLLRLKHSVDERDEIARQREDFVSRLTHDLRTPLVAADRMLVLLAQGALGELSPPIHEAIATMIRSNQNLLQMVNTLLEVYRFEAGRKTLAFFPVDLQNLLEDIVKELSPLAQDKGVSLQLQQQQPIPSVQVSGDRLELHRLFTNLVGNALKFTDKGSVTVCVSTNPDSYLQVDVIDTGSGISFEDRETLFQRFRQGSHRRSGSGLGLYLSRRIVEAHQGTLQVDSELGKGSTFRVSLPVMK comes from the coding sequence ATGACTATCCCATCCTCCAAAGCCGACCGAATTCTCGTGGTTGACGACTCTCCCGATAATGTGTTCCTAATTCAAACGATTTTGGAGGAAGAAGGATACACCATTACTACGGCAGAAGACGGTCCCACTGCAATAGCAGAAGTTGAAAAATCACCGCCTCATCTCGTTCTGCTTGATGTGATGATGCCAGGAATGGATGGGTTTGAGGTGACTCAGCGCCTCCGGCAAAATGCCAAACTACCTTTCATTCCAATTTTACTGATTACTGCTTACGACCAACCTAGTGTGGCTAAAGGTTTGGATACGGGTGCAGACGATTTTATCCGCAAGCCTGTCGAAGTCGAAGAACTTTTGGCAAGAGTGCGATCGCTACTACGGTTGAAGCACAGCGTAGACGAACGGGATGAAATTGCCCGTCAAAGAGAAGATTTTGTCTCTCGTTTAACGCACGACCTTCGGACTCCCCTTGTTGCTGCCGACCGAATGCTCGTACTTCTCGCGCAAGGGGCGTTAGGAGAACTATCGCCACCGATCCATGAAGCGATCGCAACGATGATTCGTAGCAATCAGAATCTGCTGCAAATGGTCAATACGCTGTTGGAAGTCTATCGTTTTGAGGCTGGGCGCAAGACCTTGGCATTCTTTCCAGTAGACTTGCAAAATTTGCTAGAAGATATCGTAAAAGAACTATCTCCTCTGGCACAAGATAAAGGTGTATCGCTCCAGTTACAACAACAGCAGCCAATTCCATCTGTGCAAGTTTCTGGCGATCGCTTGGAATTGCATCGTCTCTTTACTAATCTGGTGGGCAACGCCCTTAAATTTACCGATAAAGGTTCCGTTACCGTTTGCGTGTCTACCAATCCTGACTCTTATTTACAAGTAGACGTGATCGATACGGGTTCCGGTATTTCCTTTGAAGATAGAGAGACTTTGTTTCAACGATTCCGTCAAGGTAGCCATAGGCGTTCCGGTAGCGGCTTAGGACTGTATTTATCACGCCGCATTGTCGAAGCCCATCAAGGTACGCTACAAGTTGATTCCGAACTTGGAAAAGGTAGTACTTTTAGGGTGAGCCTACCTGTGATGAAGTAG
- the ureC gene encoding urease subunit alpha encodes MSYRMDRRAYAETFGPTTGDRIRLADTELFIEVERDFTTYGDEVKFGGGKVIRDGMGQSPIANADGAVDLVITNALILDWWGIVKADIGIKDGKIYKIGKAGNPYIQDNVDIIIGPGTEVLAGEGAIVTAGGIDSHIHFICPQQIETAIASGVTTMIGGGTGPTTGTNATTCTPGPWNIYRMLQAADAFPVNLGFLGKGNSSQPQGLVEQIAAGAMGLKLHEDWGTTPAAIDTCLDVADRHDVQVAIHTDTLNEAGFVETTIGAFKGRAIHTYHTEGAGGGHAPDIIKVCGEANVLPSSTNPTRPYTLNTLDEHLDMLMVCHHLDPSIAEDVAFAESRIRRETIAAEDILHDLGAFSMISSDSQAMGRVGEVIIRTWQTAHKMKVQRGHLSSPDGGSIENDNFRAKRYVAKYTINPAITHGIANYVGSVEVGKLADLCLWRPAFFGVKPEIVLKGGLIAWSQMGDANASIPTPQPVHMRPMFASFGGAIAATSLTFVSQIALEQEIPSRLGLQKPAVAVSQTRQIGKQDLKLNDALPRIEVDPETYEVRADGELLTCEPATILPMAQRYFLF; translated from the coding sequence ATGAGCTATCGCATGGATCGCCGTGCCTACGCCGAAACCTTCGGTCCCACAACAGGCGATCGCATCCGTCTCGCCGATACAGAATTATTTATCGAAGTCGAACGAGACTTTACCACCTACGGTGATGAAGTCAAGTTTGGTGGTGGTAAAGTCATCCGCGATGGGATGGGACAATCTCCCATTGCTAATGCTGATGGTGCTGTCGATTTAGTCATTACCAACGCTTTAATCCTCGATTGGTGGGGGATTGTCAAAGCCGATATCGGAATTAAAGACGGTAAGATTTACAAAATTGGCAAAGCTGGCAATCCTTACATTCAAGACAACGTAGATATTATCATCGGTCCTGGTACGGAAGTCTTAGCAGGAGAAGGCGCAATCGTCACGGCTGGTGGGATCGACAGTCACATTCACTTTATCTGTCCCCAGCAAATTGAAACGGCGATCGCCTCTGGTGTGACAACTATGATTGGTGGAGGTACGGGACCCACTACAGGTACGAATGCCACAACCTGTACCCCTGGACCCTGGAACATTTACCGGATGTTGCAAGCCGCCGATGCCTTTCCCGTCAATTTAGGTTTTCTCGGTAAGGGTAACAGCAGTCAACCCCAAGGCTTAGTCGAACAGATTGCAGCTGGGGCAATGGGTTTGAAATTGCACGAAGATTGGGGAACGACTCCCGCCGCGATCGATACTTGTTTGGATGTCGCCGACCGACATGATGTCCAAGTCGCGATTCACACCGATACCCTCAACGAAGCTGGGTTTGTTGAAACTACCATCGGTGCTTTTAAAGGACGGGCGATTCATACATACCATACAGAAGGGGCTGGCGGCGGTCACGCCCCAGATATTATTAAAGTTTGCGGTGAAGCCAACGTTTTACCATCTTCTACCAATCCTACGCGCCCTTATACGCTCAATACCCTGGATGAACACTTAGATATGTTGATGGTGTGCCATCACCTCGATCCAAGTATTGCCGAAGATGTCGCCTTTGCCGAGTCGCGCATTCGTCGAGAAACGATCGCCGCAGAAGATATTTTGCACGATTTAGGGGCATTCAGCATGATTTCCTCCGACTCTCAAGCGATGGGAAGAGTAGGGGAAGTGATTATCCGTACTTGGCAGACGGCACATAAAATGAAAGTGCAAAGGGGGCATTTATCTTCTCCCGATGGGGGATCTATAGAAAATGACAATTTCCGCGCCAAAAGGTACGTTGCCAAGTACACGATCAACCCCGCTATTACCCACGGTATTGCTAATTATGTCGGTTCTGTGGAAGTGGGGAAACTTGCCGATTTGTGTCTCTGGCGACCGGCATTTTTTGGCGTGAAACCGGAAATTGTGCTGAAAGGCGGATTAATTGCTTGGTCGCAAATGGGTGATGCTAACGCTAGTATTCCCACTCCCCAACCAGTTCACATGCGTCCCATGTTTGCTAGTTTTGGCGGTGCGATCGCGGCAACATCCTTGACTTTTGTTTCTCAAATTGCCCTAGAACAAGAAATTCCTTCTCGGTTAGGTTTACAAAAACCTGCTGTGGCTGTCTCACAAACCCGTCAAATCGGTAAGCAGGATTTAAAATTAAACGATGCCCTACCTCGCATCGAAGTCGATCCTGAAACCTACGAAGTTAGGGCAGATGGAGAGCTTCTCACTTGCGAACCAGCTACAATCTTACCAATGGCACAAAGATATTTTTTGTTTTAA
- a CDS encoding urease subunit beta, whose amino-acid sequence MIPGETIVQSGEIELNAGRPTTVLRVANTGDRPIQVGSHYHFFEVNPALEFDRERAKGMRLDIPAGTAVRFEPGDEREVTIIPLAGTRHVYGFNSSVNGALDG is encoded by the coding sequence ATGATTCCAGGTGAAACGATCGTCCAGTCAGGGGAAATTGAATTAAATGCAGGTCGTCCCACAACTGTTTTACGAGTAGCAAATACAGGCGATCGCCCGATCCAAGTTGGTTCTCATTATCATTTTTTTGAAGTCAATCCTGCCTTAGAATTCGATCGAGAACGGGCAAAAGGGATGCGCTTAGATATTCCCGCAGGTACGGCTGTCCGGTTTGAACCAGGAGACGAACGGGAAGTTACCATTATCCCCTTAGCTGGAACTAGACATGTCTATGGCTTCAACAGTAGTGTCAATGGAGCGCTAGACGGATAG
- a CDS encoding EAL domain-containing protein — protein MSTIAISSYEIINKIYESDRSVVYRAWRIRDRQPIILKILKAEQPSLEELIRYKQEYEITHSLNLSGVVKAYSLENFQNTVLITLEDFGGESLEILSKAKKIGLKNFLEIAILIVESLCQIHAANIIHKDISPANIVFNSATKQLKITDFGVATVLSKETPNFSHPSILEGTLNYISPEQTGRMNRNVDYRTDFYSLGATFYQLLTHQLPFDTDDPLELIHCHLAKQPIPPHQIDPSIPLALSKIVIKLLAKTAEARYQSAWGIRADLKNCWQQLENNHTVTEFELGKEDVSDKLQIPQKLYGREREIKILLAAFGRVCEEGQRRQGGQEIPITNYQFKPELVLVRGYAGIGKSSLVQETFKLVTQKKGYFVQGKYEQYQRHIPYFGLIKALQELVRQLLLEDSDRLAKWRDCILTTCGENIGVLIDVVPDLSLLLGQHSAIATLNSTTAEHRFKLVFQKLIQVFAQAEHPLIIFLDDLQWVDRATLQLIQILVAEGKQYLFLIGAYRDNEVNVFHPLSLSLEELTKFGVTIHYISLTPLNISQINQLLLETLKCDREVTEPLAKLILETTRGNPFFISEFIAYLEAEDLLKFERARQIWYWNLTEIQLAQATHNNLTELLVKKIQKLDNNTQQILKLAACIGSSFELSTLVGCMTKPAEVIVALLQPAIAASLIIPIGNDRTAIELGISPTRILTVRYKFAHDRIQQAAYSSIPEGTKQTLHQIVGRTLLQNTLADKQEEKIFDIVNHLNFSISLLQNQTEKDELAALNLTAAKKAKESIAYESALSYASLGIKLIEEKSWQRQYELSLALFLEAAAAAYLCGKFTSTENYTDIVLQQAKNLLDKVKVYEIKILAHVAQGKPLAAVSIAIYALRLLGVNLPHRASKFKILLAAIATKFSLCHKHIEALINLPSMSNPHTLAAMKIMGIAGSPTYNAAPQFAPLLAFAGVNLSLKYGNTAMSAYGYASYGVMLCGILGNIDAGYQFGKLALDLLEKFQAKELKARTFMVFNNFIRHWKEHVREGLPSLIEAYQSGLDTGDIEFAAYCGFIYCYHSYFVGKELTALAQEMETYLQASDRLKQETASHLLQLYRQSVANLLETTENPCFFRGKYYDEKKMLSLLLAVNHKTALFHLYCQKLVLNYLFEAYERAAENALQAKKYTDGVIASLSLPIFNFYHSLTLISTYSSTSIWQKKRILKLVKMNQRQMQKWANSAPMNYLHKYYLVEAERNRVLGNCNQAIDNYDRAITLAQKNAYLQEEALANELAAKFYLELGKDTIARIHLLNARSCYLVWGAIAKVKALDTKYARLLFTLANQSHKFTASHNINIHTSDRLLDLNTFIKAAQIVSGEIVFQDLIHKIMQTAIENAGAELGFLLLIRDQKLVIEAAISVASSEQTLSFPMAVTSDLLPISLINYVAEHKLDVVLQNTIDSYNFARDPYVQSHKPKSVLCAPILNQNQLVGIFYLENNLATGAFTSDRLEILRLLCSQAAISLKNAQLYQDLQRSELKEREKASQLEKSLKELQIAQDRLVQVQEQLLHDAFHDPLTDLPNRAWLIERLEQAIEMHKRYPDYLYALLFIDLDRFKVVNDSLGHLVGDELIKSVASRLKLTLRASDTVARLGGDEFVILLENIRDLEEATVVADRIQARLKQPYRLLEYEVFTSASIGITFSTMNYERASDVLRDADAAMYHAKEQHKGRYQIFAPAMQARAIARLQLESDLRRAIAQQELSLHYQPIIQLSSGCLTGFEALIRWYHPQQGWIAPTEFIPVAEETGLIDSLGWWVLQQACLQLQTWRERFPKYHSLAVNVNLSVQQLKQADAAERIEQILQTTQLPGECLKLEITESCLLETADLAPQLLERLQALGVQLCIDDFGTGYSSLSRLHDLPIDTLKIDRSFVNHLESSRHTEIVQTIVTLARSLGIDAVAEGIETQLQLEKLQQLGCDLGQGYLFSQPVDSQKAEKWLNK, from the coding sequence GTGAGTACGATCGCTATTTCTAGCTATGAGATTATTAATAAAATTTACGAAAGCGATCGCTCGGTAGTTTATCGAGCGTGGCGAATCCGCGATCGTCAACCAATTATTCTGAAAATTTTAAAAGCAGAGCAACCTAGTTTAGAAGAGCTGATTCGGTACAAGCAAGAATATGAGATTACCCATTCTTTAAATTTATCTGGAGTCGTAAAAGCTTACAGTTTAGAAAATTTCCAAAACACTGTATTAATTACTTTAGAAGATTTTGGCGGTGAGTCTTTAGAAATTCTCAGTAAAGCTAAAAAGATCGGTCTTAAAAATTTTCTTGAAATTGCTATTCTCATAGTAGAGAGTTTATGCCAAATTCATGCGGCAAATATAATTCATAAAGATATTAGTCCGGCTAATATAGTTTTTAATTCTGCTACCAAGCAACTCAAAATTACTGACTTTGGAGTTGCTACTGTTTTATCTAAAGAAACTCCTAATTTTAGTCATCCTAGTATTTTAGAAGGAACTCTGAATTACATATCTCCAGAACAAACTGGCAGAATGAACCGCAATGTTGATTATCGAACAGATTTTTATTCTTTAGGAGCAACTTTCTATCAATTACTCACCCACCAACTACCATTTGATACTGACGATCCTTTAGAACTCATTCATTGTCACCTTGCTAAGCAGCCAATTCCGCCTCACCAAATCGATCCTAGTATCCCTCTAGCTCTTTCAAAAATTGTTATAAAACTATTGGCAAAAACCGCTGAAGCACGTTACCAAAGTGCCTGGGGAATCAGAGCGGACTTAAAAAATTGTTGGCAGCAATTAGAGAATAATCATACTGTTACAGAATTTGAATTAGGCAAAGAAGATGTTTCCGACAAACTACAAATTCCCCAAAAGCTTTACGGTAGAGAACGAGAGATTAAGATTCTATTAGCGGCTTTTGGGAGAGTCTGTGAAGAAGGACAAAGAAGACAAGGAGGACAAGAGATACCAATTACCAATTACCAATTCAAACCCGAATTAGTCTTAGTTCGTGGATATGCTGGAATTGGCAAATCATCTCTCGTACAGGAAACTTTTAAACTAGTTACTCAAAAAAAAGGATATTTTGTTCAAGGAAAATACGAGCAATATCAACGGCATATTCCTTATTTTGGCTTAATTAAAGCACTGCAAGAATTAGTTCGACAACTCTTATTAGAAGACTCAGATCGATTAGCAAAGTGGCGAGATTGCATTCTCACTACTTGCGGAGAGAATATCGGCGTTCTGATCGATGTTGTTCCCGATTTATCATTGCTTTTAGGTCAACACTCAGCGATCGCAACTTTAAATTCAACAACAGCAGAGCATCGGTTTAAATTAGTATTTCAGAAGTTGATTCAAGTATTTGCCCAGGCAGAACATCCACTCATAATTTTTTTAGACGATCTTCAATGGGTAGATAGAGCTACTCTACAATTAATTCAGATTTTAGTCGCGGAAGGAAAGCAGTATTTATTTTTGATTGGGGCATATCGAGACAATGAAGTTAATGTTTTTCATCCTCTCAGCTTGAGTTTAGAAGAGTTAACTAAATTTGGAGTCACAATTCATTATATCTCTTTAACACCTCTTAATATATCTCAGATTAATCAGCTACTTTTGGAAACTCTTAAGTGCGATCGCGAGGTGACAGAACCTTTAGCAAAACTGATTTTAGAGACAACTCGCGGTAATCCATTTTTTATTAGTGAGTTTATCGCTTATTTAGAAGCAGAAGACTTATTAAAATTTGAACGAGCGAGACAAATTTGGTACTGGAATTTAACAGAAATTCAACTAGCTCAAGCAACTCATAATAATCTTACCGAGCTTCTCGTTAAGAAAATTCAAAAGCTCGATAACAATACACAACAAATTTTAAAACTAGCAGCATGTATTGGTAGTTCGTTTGAGTTATCTACTTTAGTTGGCTGTATGACAAAACCTGCTGAAGTCATAGTGGCACTTCTACAACCAGCGATCGCTGCTAGTTTAATTATCCCTATTGGCAACGATCGCACGGCAATTGAGTTAGGTATTTCTCCAACACGAATATTAACAGTAAGATATAAATTCGCTCACGATCGCATTCAACAAGCCGCCTATTCGTCGATTCCAGAAGGTACAAAACAAACTTTACATCAAATAGTTGGTCGAACCCTACTACAAAATACTCTAGCAGACAAGCAAGAAGAAAAAATTTTTGATATTGTCAATCATCTGAATTTTAGTATCTCTTTGTTACAGAACCAAACTGAAAAAGATGAATTAGCAGCACTAAACTTAACTGCTGCCAAAAAAGCTAAAGAATCCATTGCCTATGAGTCAGCATTGAGTTATGCAAGTTTGGGTATCAAACTTATTGAGGAAAAAAGCTGGCAACGACAATACGAGCTTTCACTTGCTTTATTTTTAGAAGCAGCGGCAGCAGCATATTTGTGTGGCAAATTTACCTCAACAGAAAATTATACAGATATCGTACTACAACAAGCAAAAAATTTATTAGATAAAGTTAAAGTCTATGAAATTAAAATTCTCGCTCATGTTGCCCAAGGAAAACCACTTGCAGCTGTCAGCATAGCAATATACGCCTTGCGGCTTTTAGGAGTTAATTTACCTCACCGAGCGAGTAAATTTAAGATTTTACTAGCGGCGATCGCCACCAAATTTAGCTTATGTCATAAACACATTGAGGCACTAATTAATCTACCATCTATGAGCAATCCCCATACATTAGCAGCTATGAAAATTATGGGAATTGCTGGTTCGCCTACATACAATGCTGCGCCACAATTCGCTCCCTTATTAGCATTTGCTGGAGTCAATCTATCACTAAAATATGGTAATACAGCAATGTCTGCTTATGGTTATGCCAGTTACGGTGTGATGTTATGTGGCATATTGGGGAATATTGATGCTGGCTATCAATTTGGTAAACTTGCTTTAGACCTATTAGAAAAGTTTCAGGCAAAGGAATTAAAAGCTAGAACCTTCATGGTGTTTAATAATTTTATTCGACACTGGAAGGAACATGTTAGAGAAGGCTTACCATCCCTCATAGAAGCTTATCAAAGTGGATTAGATACTGGCGACATTGAATTTGCTGCCTATTGCGGGTTTATTTACTGCTATCATTCCTATTTTGTCGGCAAGGAATTGACAGCACTCGCCCAAGAAATGGAAACATATTTACAAGCAAGCGATCGCCTCAAACAAGAGACAGCCTCGCATTTATTGCAACTCTATAGACAATCTGTCGCAAACTTGTTGGAGACAACAGAAAATCCGTGTTTTTTTAGAGGCAAGTACTACGACGAAAAAAAGATGCTGTCATTACTATTAGCAGTGAATCATAAAACTGCTTTATTTCACTTATATTGTCAGAAACTTGTACTCAATTATCTATTCGAGGCATACGAGCGCGCTGCTGAAAATGCATTGCAAGCAAAAAAATATACAGATGGTGTTATTGCTTCTCTATCTTTACCTATTTTTAATTTTTATCATTCTTTAACTTTAATATCCACATATAGCTCTACTTCAATTTGGCAAAAAAAGCGTATTTTAAAACTTGTCAAGATGAATCAAAGGCAAATGCAAAAATGGGCAAATTCTGCACCAATGAATTATTTGCATAAGTATTATTTAGTTGAAGCTGAGAGAAATCGAGTTCTTGGCAATTGTAACCAAGCAATAGATAACTACGATCGCGCCATTACTTTAGCTCAAAAAAATGCATACTTACAAGAAGAAGCATTAGCAAACGAACTAGCAGCTAAATTCTATTTAGAATTAGGTAAAGACACGATTGCTCGCATTCATCTTTTAAATGCTAGATCTTGTTATCTAGTCTGGGGTGCAATAGCTAAAGTAAAGGCTTTAGATACCAAATATGCTCGATTATTATTTACTTTGGCAAATCAGTCTCATAAATTCACTGCAAGCCATAACATTAATATTCATACATCCGATCGCTTACTCGATTTAAATACATTTATTAAAGCCGCACAGATCGTTTCTGGCGAAATTGTTTTTCAGGACTTAATTCATAAAATAATGCAAACTGCAATCGAGAATGCAGGCGCGGAGTTAGGCTTTTTATTATTGATTCGAGATCAAAAGCTAGTTATAGAAGCAGCTATATCTGTCGCATCATCTGAGCAAACGCTCTCATTTCCTATGGCAGTGACAAGCGATCTGCTACCAATTTCTTTAATTAACTATGTAGCCGAGCATAAACTTGATGTCGTGCTACAAAACACTATTGATAGTTACAATTTTGCCCGCGATCCTTACGTTCAATCGCATAAACCCAAATCAGTATTGTGCGCCCCTATTTTGAATCAAAATCAACTCGTAGGCATTTTCTATTTAGAAAATAATCTTGCCACAGGTGCATTTACGAGCGATCGCTTAGAAATTTTGCGATTGCTCTGTTCTCAAGCGGCAATTTCCTTAAAAAATGCCCAACTGTACCAAGACTTACAGCGATCGGAACTGAAAGAACGAGAAAAAGCTAGTCAATTAGAAAAATCATTAAAAGAACTGCAAATCGCTCAAGATCGTCTCGTACAAGTTCAAGAACAACTACTGCATGATGCCTTTCACGATCCCCTCACCGATTTACCCAATCGTGCTTGGTTGATCGAGCGTTTAGAACAAGCGATCGAAATGCACAAACGCTATCCAGATTATCTCTATGCTTTACTGTTTATCGACCTAGACCGTTTTAAAGTTGTGAATGATAGTTTAGGGCATTTGGTAGGAGATGAGTTAATTAAAAGTGTTGCTAGTAGGTTAAAACTTACTTTACGTGCCTCAGATACAGTAGCGCGACTCGGAGGCGATGAATTTGTAATTCTACTAGAAAACATTCGCGATCTTGAAGAAGCAACTGTGGTAGCAGACAGAATTCAAGCACGCTTAAAACAACCGTATCGACTGCTGGAATATGAAGTTTTTACCAGCGCGAGTATTGGCATCACGTTCAGCACGATGAATTACGAACGAGCAAGCGATGTTCTCAGAGATGCGGATGCAGCCATGTATCATGCAAAAGAGCAACATAAAGGACGATATCAAATCTTTGCCCCCGCAATGCAAGCCCGCGCGATCGCCCGTTTGCAATTAGAAAGCGATTTACGACGGGCGATCGCCCAACAAGAATTATCTTTACATTACCAACCAATTATTCAACTTTCTAGCGGCTGTCTGACTGGATTTGAAGCTTTGATCCGCTGGTATCATCCCCAGCAAGGTTGGATCGCACCAACAGAATTCATTCCAGTTGCAGAAGAAACTGGATTGATCGATTCTTTGGGTTGGTGGGTATTGCAGCAAGCCTGTCTGCAATTACAAACTTGGCGCGAACGATTTCCTAAATATCATAGCCTTGCAGTCAACGTTAATTTGTCAGTGCAACAACTCAAACAAGCAGATGCAGCCGAACGGATCGAGCAAATTTTACAGACAACTCAACTGCCAGGAGAATGTTTGAAACTTGAAATTACCGAAAGCTGCTTGTTAGAAACAGCAGACTTAGCCCCACAGTTACTAGAACGTCTTCAAGCTTTAGGAGTTCAACTGTGTATCGATGATTTCGGTACGGGTTATTCTTCTCTAAGTCGCCTGCACGATCTACCCATTGATACGCTGAAAATCGATCGCTCTTTTGTCAACCATCTCGAATCTAGTCGTCACACTGAAATCGTCCAGACAATCGTTACACTAGCACGCAGTTTGGGCATAGATGCAGTAGCAGAAGGCATAGAAACCCAATTGCAGTTAGAAAAACTACAACAGCTTGGCTGCGATTTAGGGCAAGGATATTTATTTTCTCAACCTGTAGACAGTCAGAAGGCGGAAAAATGGTTGAATAAGTAA
- a CDS encoding M42 family metallopeptidase has translation MSNYDRLFTTIEELVMHHSPSGVETEINQFLLDRFSALGVEVWLDRADNIIAKIPGRDPQGAIAITAHKDEIGAIVKSVGDDGCVEVRKLGGAFPWVYGEGVVDLLGDNETISGILSFGSRHVSHESPQKVQQEDTPVRWEDAWIETMRTPEELAAAGVRAGTRMVIGKHRKRPIGLKDHIASYTLDNKASVAILLALAERIKQPAVDIYLVASAKEEVGAIGALYFTQQQRLDGLIALEICPLSSEYPIQSGEAPVILSQDGYGIYDEGLNQQLRHAAEAKNVPLQLATLSGFGSDASIAMKFGHVARAACLAFPTQNTHGYEIAHLGAIANCIEILQCFCETQFDS, from the coding sequence GTGTCTAACTACGATCGCCTATTTACCACTATCGAAGAATTAGTCATGCATCACTCTCCCAGTGGAGTTGAGACAGAGATTAATCAATTCTTGCTCGATCGCTTCTCTGCTTTGGGAGTAGAAGTGTGGCTAGATCGTGCCGATAATATTATTGCCAAAATTCCTGGGCGAGATCCTCAAGGTGCGATCGCGATTACTGCCCACAAAGATGAAATTGGCGCAATTGTCAAGAGTGTGGGCGATGATGGGTGCGTAGAAGTTAGAAAACTAGGCGGTGCTTTCCCTTGGGTATATGGCGAAGGAGTCGTGGATCTGCTGGGAGACAACGAAACTATTAGCGGCATTCTCAGCTTTGGTTCTCGCCACGTTTCCCACGAGTCGCCCCAAAAAGTGCAGCAGGAAGATACGCCTGTAAGATGGGAAGATGCCTGGATTGAAACTATGCGTACTCCTGAAGAACTCGCAGCTGCGGGAGTTCGTGCGGGTACGCGGATGGTAATTGGCAAGCATCGCAAGCGTCCGATCGGATTAAAAGACCATATTGCCAGCTACACTTTAGATAACAAAGCTTCCGTTGCGATCTTGCTGGCTTTAGCTGAGAGAATTAAACAACCAGCAGTAGATATCTATTTGGTAGCTTCTGCAAAAGAAGAAGTGGGAGCAATTGGGGCGCTATATTTCACGCAGCAGCAACGCTTGGATGGATTAATCGCCTTAGAAATCTGCCCTCTCTCTTCAGAGTATCCAATTCAGTCTGGGGAAGCGCCCGTAATTTTGTCTCAAGATGGTTATGGAATTTACGATGAAGGTTTGAACCAACAACTGCGTCATGCAGCAGAAGCAAAGAATGTTCCCTTGCAGTTAGCAACCCTCAGCGGGTTTGGCAGCGACGCTTCAATCGCCATGAAATTCGGACACGTTGCGCGTGCTGCGTGTTTGGCATTTCCAACCCAAAACACTCACGGATATGAAATTGCTCATTTAGGAGCGATCGCTAACTGTATTGAAATTCTCCAATGTTTTTGTGAAACACAATTTGATAGTTAG
- a CDS encoding SGNH/GDSL hydrolase family protein: MAKKENVRIKILATGLAIGSCIVPLQAQAKTPFSQIVVFGDSLSDTGNTFQATGIPPSPPYSEGRFSNGSIWIDYLVDNLGLSRDRLTNYAFGGATTGKNNTTAPLPPNTPPLPGLQQQLENFKAQHPKADRRALYVIWVGANDYLGGGVTDPFVPVNNITSAVSTLAERGARHILVVNLPDLGRIPATRNNQEIANTLNALTQFHNTGLAATLQVLDKRTNTNIVSVDVNSLFRRAIANPSEFGLTNVTDTCLTRTSVCSNPNEYLFWDNLHPTTGVHALVGELALSSLKSASTAKSSSESSTAGLNAFMLATLGTAAGTTVSLYKNKR; encoded by the coding sequence ATGGCAAAAAAAGAGAACGTTAGAATCAAAATTCTCGCTACGGGACTTGCGATCGGTTCGTGTATTGTCCCCCTACAAGCACAAGCAAAAACTCCTTTCAGTCAGATCGTCGTGTTTGGCGATAGTCTTTCCGATACGGGGAATACATTTCAAGCTACAGGCATTCCTCCCAGTCCGCCGTACTCTGAAGGACGTTTCTCTAACGGTTCGATCTGGATAGATTATCTGGTAGACAATTTAGGGTTAAGTCGCGATCGCCTTACGAATTACGCTTTTGGCGGAGCCACGACTGGCAAGAATAATACTACTGCCCCACTACCTCCCAACACGCCTCCTTTACCAGGATTGCAGCAGCAGCTAGAGAATTTTAAAGCTCAGCATCCCAAAGCCGATCGCAGAGCGCTTTATGTTATATGGGTGGGAGCAAATGACTATTTAGGAGGTGGAGTCACCGATCCGTTCGTACCAGTTAACAATATTACATCAGCAGTAAGTACTCTCGCAGAGCGCGGGGCAAGACATATTTTAGTAGTAAATTTACCAGATTTGGGGCGCATTCCCGCTACTAGGAATAATCAAGAAATTGCTAACACCCTGAATGCTTTGACTCAATTTCATAACACTGGCTTGGCAGCAACTTTGCAAGTCTTGGATAAGAGAACCAATACTAATATTGTCTCAGTGGACGTGAATTCTCTATTCAGACGAGCGATCGCCAATCCATCTGAGTTTGGGCTTACCAATGTCACCGATACTTGCTTGACTCGAACAAGCGTATGCAGCAATCCTAACGAATATCTCTTCTGGGACAATTTGCACCCCACAACTGGAGTCCATGCATTAGTAGGAGAATTAGCTTTATCTAGCCTCAAATCTGCATCTACTGCTAAATCATCTTCTGAATCATCAACTGCTGGATTAAACGCATTCATGTTGGCTACCCTCGGCACTGCGGCAGGGACTACGGTATCGCTATACAAGAACAAGAGATGA